Genomic segment of Desulfonatronovibrio magnus:
TTTAATTCATTCCATACCAAAAGTTACCGGTTTTATCGGCAACAAAAACAAGCCGACTCCACTTACTGATAAAGAAGCTGAAAAGATTCTGACCACGGTAGAGTCACGGAAAGAACAGCCACGTCCCAAGTTTCATTTTGCCAGAGGTGATGAAATTAGAGTTATTGACGGTCCTTTTGCCAATTTTAACGGGATTGTTGAAGACGTCAATTATGATAAAGGAAAACTCAAGGTTTCAGTGTCAATATTTGGCAGGCAGACACCGGTTGAGTTAGATTTTGTTCAGGTTTCAAAAAGTTGATATTCTTAGAGGTAGTATAAATGGCCAAAAAAGAAATGGCGAAAATCAAGCTGCAGATTCCAGCAGGAGCTGCTAATCCATCCCCCCCGGTGGGTCCGGCCTTAGGGCAGCACGGGGTGAACATAATGGAGTTCTGCAAGTCTTTTAATGCCAAAACGCAAGACAACAAGGGCATGGTTATACCTGTGGTCATAACCGTGTATCAGGATAGATCCTTTAGCTTTATCACCAAAACTCCTCCAGCGCCGGTTCTTTTGCTTAAAGCTGCCAAGCTGGACAAGGGATCAGGTGAGCCCAACAAGAACAAGGTGGGAAAAGTTACCAGAGCACAGGTTGAAGAAATTGCAAAGCTCAAAATGCCCGACCTTAACGCAGCAGATGTTAAGGCAGCAACAAAAACAATAATAGGAACTGCCAAAAGCATGGGTATTGAGGTAGAAAAATAGTTCCAAGAGGTAAAACGCCAATGCCGAAACATGGTAAGAAATATAATACATCCAAAACAAAAGTTGATACCAGTCAGAAACTCCCGGTACAAGACGGAGTGCGTCTTGCTCTTGAAACAGCCTATGCCAAATTTGATGAAACAGTAGATGTAGCATTCAGACTTGGCGTAAACCCTAAGTATGCCGACCAGATGGTTCGCGGAGCTGTGAGTCTGCCTCATGGCCTTGGAAAAGATGTCCGCATAGTAGCATTTTGCAAAGGTGAAAAAGAAGCTGAAGCAAGAGAGGCTGGTGCAGATGAAGTAGGCGGTGAAGATCTGGTTGAAAGAATCAAGGAAGGCTGGCTTGAATTTGATAAAGCAGTAGCTACACCTGACATGATGGCTCATGTAGGGAAAATAGGAAGGGTACTTGGACCAAGGGGCTTAATGCCCAATGCCAAAACAGGTACAGTCACTTTTGACCTTGGTAATGCCATCAAGGAATTAAAGGCCGGAAAGGTTGACTTTAAAGTTGATAAGGCTGGAATCATTCATGCACCACTTGGCAAGGTTTCATTTGGGCCAGAAAAAATTATTGACAATCTCAAGGCACTGGTAAACATACTTCAGAAAATGAAGCCTTCTTCTGCCAAGGGAACATATTTTAAAGGTGTAGCAGTATCTACTACTATGGGGCCGGGAGTCAGGATCGACTCAACCAGTCTCAGATCCCTGATGGAATAGTCATTCCAGTAAAAATCCATTCAAA
This window contains:
- the rplA gene encoding 50S ribosomal protein L1, which produces MPKHGKKYNTSKTKVDTSQKLPVQDGVRLALETAYAKFDETVDVAFRLGVNPKYADQMVRGAVSLPHGLGKDVRIVAFCKGEKEAEAREAGADEVGGEDLVERIKEGWLEFDKAVATPDMMAHVGKIGRVLGPRGLMPNAKTGTVTFDLGNAIKELKAGKVDFKVDKAGIIHAPLGKVSFGPEKIIDNLKALVNILQKMKPSSAKGTYFKGVAVSTTMGPGVRIDSTSLRSLME
- the nusG gene encoding transcription termination/antitermination protein NusG encodes the protein MEETAPKPRWYIVHTYSGYEQRVEKTVREMMRTGQDKGFFEEIVVPTEKVVELVKGQKKTSTRKFFPGYVLIKMLLNNDSWHLIHSIPKVTGFIGNKNKPTPLTDKEAEKILTTVESRKEQPRPKFHFARGDEIRVIDGPFANFNGIVEDVNYDKGKLKVSVSIFGRQTPVELDFVQVSKS
- the rplK gene encoding 50S ribosomal protein L11, with protein sequence MAKKEMAKIKLQIPAGAANPSPPVGPALGQHGVNIMEFCKSFNAKTQDNKGMVIPVVITVYQDRSFSFITKTPPAPVLLLKAAKLDKGSGEPNKNKVGKVTRAQVEEIAKLKMPDLNAADVKAATKTIIGTAKSMGIEVEK